CCGACGTCAAGCTGGCCGAAGAGATCATAGAGGCCGATGACATCATCGACGACCTCAACGTCCGCATCGAGACGAATTGCCTGAATCTGCTGGCGCTGCAGCAGCCCATGGCCTCCGATCTGCGCACGATCGCGGCCATGCTCGACATCATCATCGATCTCGAGCGCATCGGCGATCACGCCTGCGACATCGCCAGGATCACGAAGAACCTTGCGAACGAGCCGCAACTCAAACCGTTCATCGACATCCCGCGCATGGCGAGCAAAGCGCGCGAGATGCTGCGCGAATCGCTTGACGCGTTCGCCAATCATGACGCCAGCATCGCGCACAAAGTGCCTGAGAAAGATGACGAGGTCGACCGGCTCTACCGCAACGTCTTCAAAGAGCTGATCGGGTTCATGGCCAAGGATCCCAAGGCCATCAACGTCGGCAGCAATCTCATTTTGGTCGCCCTGTATCTCGAGCGCATCGCAGACCACGCGACCAACGTCTGTGAGCGCGTCGTATATATGGTCGAGGGGGTTCCGAAGAACCTCAAGCGCTCCGTGGTCGAGATCAACGAGGCGATCGCCCGCAGCGACGCCATCCTGCAGGCCGGCAAGGCCGAGAGCGAAACCGCCGCCTCGTAGAAATCTCCTTAACCCGTTCTTAAGGCCGTCTTAACGTTGGGGTAAGCCCACTGCGCTACGGTTGATTCAGGTCGCCGCGTCGCCACGCCCATCCCACAAGAGGAGCCCACTAGTGAAGCGCAAGACTTTCACGCGAAGCCTGGCCGCCGTCGCGGCGGTCAGCGTTCTCGCCCCCGTCGCCGCGTTGGCCGACATGCAATTCGTCGGCGCGGGCGCGACGTTTCCGACCCCGTTTTTCTCACGCGCGTTCTATGCGTACAGCCAAGACCACCCCGGCATCACGGTCAACTACGCGAGCATCGGCTCGGGCGGCGGCATCGCTCAGCTCACTGCCAAGCTCGTCGACTTCGGCGCTTCCGACGTTCCGATGAACGCGAAGGAACTCGCCGCCGCCTGGGACGCCAACGGCAAGGTCATCCAACTGCCGGATACGCTCGGTGGGGAACCCATCGCCTATAATGCCCCGGGCCTTCCAAAACACATCAGGCTGACCGAAAAAACGCTCGCCGACATCTTCCTCGGTCACGTGGCGAACTGGAACGACCCGTCGATCGCCGCCGTCAATCCTGGGGTCAAGTTCCCGAACCTGGCGATCCTCGTCGTACATCGCGCCGATGCGAGCGGTACCAGCTACCACTTCACGGACTACATGGCGAAGATCAGCTCTGAATGGAAGACGAAGGTCGGCGTGGGCAAGACGGTCAACTGGCCGACCGGCGTCGGCGCCAAAGGCAACGAAGGCGTGGCCGGGCAGATCCAGAACTCGCCGGGCGCTGTCGGATACATCGAACTCGCCTACGCGCTGCAAAACGACATGGCGTACGTAGCGCTGCAGAACAAAGACGGCGCCTACGTCCTGCCGACGGTCGACACCATCAGAGCCGCTGCCGCGCAAAAGCCTAACGTCAATGCGGTTGATTTCTCGGTCACCGACATGGCGGGCAAGGACAGCTACGGGATATCGGGCTACTCGTGGATCATGGTCTGGCAGAACCAAGCGGACCCGGCGAAGGGGCGGCAGCTTCAAGATCTCTTGAAGTGGCTCGTCACCTCGGGTCAACAATATGCGAAGAAGGTCCACTACGTCGCCCTCCCCGATAACGTCCAGCAGGAAGCGCTCAAGGCGATCGCCAGCATCCACACCTAAGCGTGCGCGGGACGCACGACGTCGAAGAGGCGGTGTTGGCCCAGGCGACAAACCTGGGCCCACCGCCTTACCTGACTTCAGCGGGGAGCATGTCACAAGAAACCGTTGAACTCGCGAGCGCGACCGCCTCGAAAGTTCAGCGCACGCCGCATGTGCGGTCGTCCCCGTTGGGCGACCGGATATTCTCGATTCTCTTGTATGCGGCGGCGTGGATCGTGCTCGCGGTCGTCGTCGCGCTTTTCCTCGTGCTCCTCAAAGCCGCGATTCCCGCGATCCAGGCCACCGGCATCAAGCCATTGCTCAGTCAGGTCTGGAGTCCCAACGACGGACAGTTCGGCGTCCTGTCGTTCGTGTACGGCACGCTCGTCACGTCGATCATCGCGCTGGTGGTCGCCGGGCCTATCGGGATCGGCGCAGCGCTCTTCTTAGCGGAACTGGCCCCGCGTCGCTTAGCGACCCCAGTGGCCATGCTCGTCGAGTTGCTCGCCGCGGTGCCCAGTGTCGTGTACGGCGTGTGGGGGCTCTTCGCGCTCGCGCCGTTCATGCGCGTTTACATCGAGCCCGCGCTCGCCAAGACGTTCGGGTTCTTGCCGCTGTTCCAGGGGCCGATCTACGGCGTCGGCATGTTGACCGGCGGCATCATCTTGGCCATCATGGTCGTTCCCACCGTCGCCGCGATCTCGCGTGACGTCTTCGAGGCAGTGCCCAACGAACAGCGCGAAGGCATGCTCGCGCTCGGCGCGACCAAGTGGGAGATGCTCACAAAGGCGGTGCTGCCATACGCGCGCTCCGGCGTCCTCGGCGCACTCGTGCTCGGCGTGGGACGCGCGCTCGGCGAAGCGATGGCCGTGGTCATGGTCATCGGCAACAAGCCCGCAATCGCGGCGTCGCTCTTCGCGCCCGGTTACACGATGGCAAGCGTGCTCGCCAACGAATTCTCAGAAGCGACCGGCAAAGTCTACATCTCGATGCTGATCGAGATCGGACTGTTGCTCTTCGTCGTCAGCCTGATCGTCAACGTCGTCGCGCGGCTTTTGGTGTGGAGCGTCAGCCGGCGTGTGGGACGCTAGCGCGATGCTGAAATCGCTGCTCGTCCGCCGTTTCTGGAGCGCTTTCATGTCGGTCGTCGCGGCGTTGTGCGCCGGCCTTGCTGCCACCGTGCTCGCGCTCATCGTCGTGTTCGTCGTCACACGCGGAGCGAAGGCGCTCAATTGGGCGTTCTTCACGAAGTTGCCGATGCCGGTCGGCATGGAGGGCGGGGGCGTCGCCAACGCGATCGTGGGCAGCGGCGAGATCATCCTAATGGCGTCCCTGGCAGCGGTGCCCATCGGCGTGATCGCCGGCATCTACCTCGCGTTGTTCGGCCGGGGGCGCTTGGCCGCGTCGGTGCGCTTCTTCAGCGACGTGTTGACGGGCATGCCTTCCATCGCCATCGGCGTGTTCGCGTATGCGCTGGTGGTGCTGCCCATCGGGAAATTCTCGGCGCTGTCCGCATCGGTCGCGTTGGCGGTGATCATGCTGCCGATCGTCGTGCGTACGACCGAGGAGGCCGTGCGCCTCGTCCCTTCGACGATCCGCGAAGGCGCGCTGGCTTTGGGATTGCCGGCTTGGAAAGCGACCATGATCGTCACCGTGCCGAGCGCGCGCCCCGGCATCGTCACCGGCACCCTGCTCGCAGTCGCCCGCGTCGCGGGAGAGTCGGCGCCGCTGCTGTTCACGGCGTTCGGCAGCCAGTTCTGGGCCAAAACCGTGTTCGGGCCGACCGCCGCGCTGCCGCTGCTCATCTTCAACTACGCGATTTCACCCTACCCCGACTGGCAGCAGATCGCGTGGGGTTGCGCCTTCGTCCTCGTCGTGCTGGTGTTCGCGCTGAATCTCATCGCACGGCTTGCATTCTCGTCGCAGATCCACGCCCGCTAAGAAGTAAGGCAGGAACGCTCCGTGGCCACAACCGCAATCCAAACGAAATCCTTGAACGCCTACTACGGCCCGCATCTGGCGGTACGCGACGTCAATGTGGAGTTCCAGACGGGCGCCATCACCGCGCTCATCGGGCCGTCCGGTTGCGGCAAGACGA
This genomic stretch from Candidatus Tumulicola sp. harbors:
- the pstA gene encoding phosphate ABC transporter permease PstA; this translates as MWDASAMLKSLLVRRFWSAFMSVVAALCAGLAATVLALIVVFVVTRGAKALNWAFFTKLPMPVGMEGGGVANAIVGSGEIILMASLAAVPIGVIAGIYLALFGRGRLAASVRFFSDVLTGMPSIAIGVFAYALVVLPIGKFSALSASVALAVIMLPIVVRTTEEAVRLVPSTIREGALALGLPAWKATMIVTVPSARPGIVTGTLLAVARVAGESAPLLFTAFGSQFWAKTVFGPTAALPLLIFNYAISPYPDWQQIAWGCAFVLVVLVFALNLIARLAFSSQIHAR
- the pstC gene encoding phosphate ABC transporter permease subunit PstC, giving the protein MRGTHDVEEAVLAQATNLGPPPYLTSAGSMSQETVELASATASKVQRTPHVRSSPLGDRIFSILLYAAAWIVLAVVVALFLVLLKAAIPAIQATGIKPLLSQVWSPNDGQFGVLSFVYGTLVTSIIALVVAGPIGIGAALFLAELAPRRLATPVAMLVELLAAVPSVVYGVWGLFALAPFMRVYIEPALAKTFGFLPLFQGPIYGVGMLTGGIILAIMVVPTVAAISRDVFEAVPNEQREGMLALGATKWEMLTKAVLPYARSGVLGALVLGVGRALGEAMAVVMVIGNKPAIAASLFAPGYTMASVLANEFSEATGKVYISMLIEIGLLLFVVSLIVNVVARLLVWSVSRRVGR
- the phoU gene encoding phosphate signaling complex protein PhoU, which gives rise to MGRESFHRILDETQQDVLRLGSLVEEAIARAVDALTRSDVKLAEEIIEADDIIDDLNVRIETNCLNLLALQQPMASDLRTIAAMLDIIIDLERIGDHACDIARITKNLANEPQLKPFIDIPRMASKAREMLRESLDAFANHDASIAHKVPEKDDEVDRLYRNVFKELIGFMAKDPKAINVGSNLILVALYLERIADHATNVCERVVYMVEGVPKNLKRSVVEINEAIARSDAILQAGKAESETAAS
- the pstS gene encoding phosphate ABC transporter substrate-binding protein PstS is translated as MKRKTFTRSLAAVAAVSVLAPVAALADMQFVGAGATFPTPFFSRAFYAYSQDHPGITVNYASIGSGGGIAQLTAKLVDFGASDVPMNAKELAAAWDANGKVIQLPDTLGGEPIAYNAPGLPKHIRLTEKTLADIFLGHVANWNDPSIAAVNPGVKFPNLAILVVHRADASGTSYHFTDYMAKISSEWKTKVGVGKTVNWPTGVGAKGNEGVAGQIQNSPGAVGYIELAYALQNDMAYVALQNKDGAYVLPTVDTIRAAAAQKPNVNAVDFSVTDMAGKDSYGISGYSWIMVWQNQADPAKGRQLQDLLKWLVTSGQQYAKKVHYVALPDNVQQEALKAIASIHT